Proteins from a single region of Candidatus Limnocylindrales bacterium:
- a CDS encoding exodeoxyribonuclease III, which produces MTRIVSWNINGIRASAKSGFFDFLERELPDILCLQEIKARPDQIAAEHLERLEKLGYTAHWHPATKAGYSGVATLSRKQPLFVTYGLDFEREEGRILVSEHGDFTLYNIYFPNGRQTPSGPDPERLAFKLAFYESVLEVLEEERAEGKHLVVCGDFNTAHEEIDIARPQENRGTTGFLSEERAALGKYMKTGWIDTFRHFHPARLYEGRAPHERDYTWWSNRIGVRERNIGWRIDYHFVNREFLPAVKAAAIWDEVYGSDHCPVVVDLNV; this is translated from the coding sequence TTGACCCGCATCGTTTCGTGGAACATCAACGGCATTCGCGCGTCGGCGAAGAGCGGCTTCTTCGACTTCCTGGAACGCGAGCTGCCCGACATCCTGTGCCTGCAGGAGATCAAGGCGCGTCCCGATCAGATCGCCGCCGAACATCTCGAGCGCCTGGAAAAACTCGGCTACACGGCGCACTGGCATCCGGCGACCAAGGCCGGCTACAGCGGCGTCGCGACGCTGTCGCGCAAACAGCCGCTGTTCGTCACCTACGGTCTCGACTTCGAGCGAGAGGAAGGCCGCATCCTCGTCTCCGAGCACGGCGACTTCACGCTGTACAACATCTACTTCCCGAACGGTCGCCAGACGCCGAGCGGGCCTGATCCGGAGCGCCTGGCTTTCAAGCTCGCGTTCTACGAGTCGGTCCTCGAAGTGCTCGAGGAGGAACGCGCCGAAGGAAAGCACCTCGTCGTCTGTGGCGACTTCAACACCGCGCACGAAGAGATCGACATCGCGCGCCCGCAGGAGAACCGCGGCACGACCGGATTCCTGTCCGAGGAGCGCGCGGCGCTCGGCAAGTACATGAAGACGGGGTGGATCGATACGTTCCGCCACTTCCACCCGGCCCGGCTATACGAGGGCCGCGCGCCGCATGAGCGCGACTACACGTGGTGGTCCAACCGCATCGGCGTCCGTGAACGGAACATCGGCTGGAGGATCGACTATCACTTCGTGAACAGGGAGTTTCTGCCGGCGGTAAAGGCCGCGGCGATCTGGGACGAGGTTTACGGCTCGGACCATTGTCCGGTCGTCGTGGACCTCAATGTGTGA